Proteins from one Setaria italica strain Yugu1 chromosome V, Setaria_italica_v2.0, whole genome shotgun sequence genomic window:
- the LOC101777875 gene encoding NADP-dependent malic enzyme, chloroplastic, translating to MLSARTAVASAASPASPWKAVGGSKGGSCDGCRTYRESVRRRAATVRVHAAEQRRVQAVAVGTAAETQEGVAAADGGVVDPYAEDEELPVMPWAYSVASGYTLLRDPHHNKGLAFTEKERDAHYLRGLLPPAVVSQEVQIKKFMHNLRQYQLPLQRYMAMMDLQERNERLFYRLLIDNVEELLPFVYTPTVGEACQKYGSIFRQPQGLYVSLRDKGRVLEVLRNWPQRDIQVICVTDGGRILGLGDLGAQGMGIPVGKLALYTALGGVRPSACLPITIDVGTNNEELLNDEFYIGLRQKRATGKEYHELIEEFMSAVVQIYGEKVLIQFEDFANHNAFDLLEKYSKSHLVFNDDIQGTASVVLAGLLASLKVVGGTLAEHTYLFLGAGEAGTGIAELIALQISKQTKAPIEECRQKVWLVDSKGLIVSSRKESLPSFKQPWAHEHEPVSTLFDAVQSIKPTVLIGTSGVGRAFTKEVVEAMASFNERPVIFSLSNPTSHSECTAEQAYNWTKGRAVFASGSPFNPVEYDGKTFVPGQANNAYIFPGLGLGLIMAGATRVHEDMLLAASEALADQANQENFEKGSIFPPFSSIRKISAHIAAAVAAKAYELGLATRLPAPRDLVQYAETCMYNPIYRNYR from the exons ATGCTGTCCGCGCgcaccgccgtcgcctccgccgcttccccggCTTCCCCG TGGAAGGCGGTAGGTGGAAGCAAGGGCGGGAGCTGCGACGGATGCAGGACCTACAGGGAGTCGGTGCGGAGGCGGGCCGCGACGGTGCGGGTGCACGCCGCGGAGCAGAGGCGGGTGCAGGCCGTCGCGGTAGGCACCGCCGCGGAGACGCAggaaggggtggcggcggccgatgGCGGCGTCGTGGACCCCTAcgccgaggacgaggagctGCCCGTCATGCCCTGGGCATATTCCGTCGCGAG TGGTTACACCCTTTTGAGGGATCCACATCACAACAAGGGTCTTGCTTTCACGGAGAAGGAGCGGGATGCACACTACTTGCGtggtcttcttcctccggctGTTGTGTCTCAGGAAGTCCAA ATTAAGAAGTTCATGCACAACCTGCGACAGTACCAGCTTCCTTTGCAGCGCTATATGGCCATGATGGACCTTCAG GAGAGAAATGAGAGGCTTTTCTACAGGCTTTTAATTGATAATGTGGAGGAGCTGCTCCCTTTTGTTTACACACCGACTGTTGGCGAGGCCTGCCAGAAGTATGGGTCCATCTTTAGACAACCGCAGGGTCTGTATGTCAGCCTGAGAGACAA GGGGAGGGTCCTAGAGGTTCTAAGGAACTGGCCTCAGAGGGATATTCAAGTTATTTGTGTCACTGATGGTGGGCGAATCTTGGGACTTGGAGATTTGGGTGCTCAG GGAATGGGAATTCCTGTAGGCAAACTTGCTCTCTACACTGCCCTTGGAGGAGTTCGCCCATCAGCT TGTTTGCCCATTACAATTGATGTTGGCACGAACAATGAGGAACTGCTTAATGATGAGTTCTACATTGGACTGCGGCAAAAACGTGCAACTGGCAAG GAATATCATGAGCTTATAGAAGAATTCATGAGCGCTGTGGTGCAAATCTACGGTGAGAAAGTCCTCATTCAG tttGAGGACTTTGCCAATCATAATGCTTTTGATCTGCTTGAAAAATATAGCAAGAGCCATCTTGTTTTCAATGATGATATCCAG GGCACAGCATCAGTGGTCCTTGCAGGTTTGTTAGCATCACTCAAGGTGGTTGGTGGGACCCTAGCAGAGCACACTTATTTGTTCCTTGGTGCTGGGGAG GCTGGAACTGGCATAGCAGAACTCATTGCTCTTCAGATTTCAAAACAG ACAAAAGCTCCGATTGAAGAGTGCCGCCAGAAGGTTTGGCTGGTGGACTCAAAG GGCTTAATTGTTAGCTCCCGTAAAGAATCCCTTCCGTCATTCAAACAACCTTGGGCACATGAGCATGAGCCTGTGTCAACCTTGTTTGATGCTGTCCAG TCCATCAAACCTACGGTTTTGATTGGGACATCAGGAGTTGGAAGGGCATTCACAAAAGAAGTTGTTGAGGCCATGGCTTCCTTCAATGAG AGGCCTGTCATCTTTTCACTGTCAAATCCAACTTCACATTCTGAATGTACTGCTGAACAAGCATATAACTGGACCAAG GGGCGTGCTGTATTTGCCAGTGGTAGTCCATTTAACCCTGTTGAGTACGATGGGAAGACTTTTGTACCTGGGCAG GCAAACAATGCTTACATTTTCCCTGGCCTTGGCCTTGGTCTGATTATGGCTGGAGCCACCCGTGTCCATGAGGACATGCTTCTTGCTGCCT CGGAAGCACTAGCTGATCAGGCCAATCAGGAGAACTTTGAGAAGGGATCGATCTTCCCGCCCTTCAGCAGCATCAGAAAGATCTCCGCTCACATTGCTGCCGCCGTGGCTGCAAAAGCCTATGAGCTCG GTTTGGCGACCCGTCTGCCTGCGCCCAGAGACCTGGTGCAATATGCAGAGACCTGCATGTACAATCCTATCTACCGCAACTACCGGTAG
- the LOC101776625 gene encoding clavaminate synthase-like protein At3g21360: MASFFQDARLPQQRVVEGVAFPAVLVPSAPASLATGGVDEFLAAVRSERASRLEPLVRDAGALLLRGFPARTAADFDRAVDAFGYEELPYVGGAAPRTNVVGRVFTANESPPDQKIPFHHEMAQVPTFPSKLFFFCEVEPKSGGETPIVLSHYVYKRMKEKFPEFVEKLEKDGLIYTRVLGEGDDPSSPIGRGWQSTFLTKDKAVAEERAAQLGMKLEWTDDGVKTIMGPIPAVKWDESRGRKIWFNSMVAAYTGWKDARNDPVKAVTFGDGSPLPADVIAECGKILEEECVAVPWQHGDILLIDNWAVLHSRRSFEPPRRVLASLCK; the protein is encoded by the exons ATGGCGAGCTTCTTCCAGGACGCGCGCCTCCCGCAGCAGCGCGTCGTCGAGGGCGTCGCCTTCCCGGCGGTGCTCGTCCCGAGCGCCCCGGCGTCGCtcgccaccggcggcgtcgacgagtTCCTGGCGGCCGTGCGGTCGGAGCGGGCGTCCCGGCTGGAGCCGCTGGTGCGGGACGcgggggcgctgctgctgcggggGTTCCccgcgcggacggcggcggactTCGACCGCGCCGTCGACGCCTTCGGGTACGAGGAGCTGCCGTacgtcggcggcgccgcgccgcggacCAACGTGGTGGGGCGGGTGTTCACCGCCAACGAGTCGCCGCCCGACCAGAAGATCCCCTTCCACCACGAGATGGCCCAG GTTCCAACATTTCCGTCGAAATTGTTCTTCTTCTGTGAAGTAGAACCAAAGAGTGGCGGGGAAACACCAATAGTATTGAGCCATTATGTCTACAAAAGGATGAAAGAAAAATTTCCAGAGTTTGTGGAGAAATTGGAGAAGGATGGGCTGATATATACAAGGGTCTTAGGAGAGGGTGATGATCCATCTTCTCCAATCGGTCGTGGATGGCAATCAACATTTCTCACCAAAGATAAAGCTGTCGCTGAAGAAAG GGCTGCCCAGCTCGGCATGAAGCTGGAATGGACTGACGACGGCGTCAAAACGATAATGGGCCCGATACCGGCAGTGAAGTGGGACGAGAGCCGGGGCAGGAAGATCTGGTTCAACAGCATGGTAGCCGCCTACACCGGGTGGAAGGACGCCCGGAACGACCCCGTCAAGGCCGTGACCTTCGGCGACGGCTCGCCCTTGCCCGCCGACGTGATCGCCGAGTGCGGCAAGATCCTGGAGGAGGAGTGCGTCGCCGTCCCGTGGCAGCACGGCGACATCCTCCTCATCGACAACTGGGCCGTGCTGCACTCCCGCCGGTCGTTCGAGCCCCCGCGGCGCGTCCTTGCTTCGCTCTGTAAATGA